The following are encoded in a window of Rosa chinensis cultivar Old Blush chromosome 4, RchiOBHm-V2, whole genome shotgun sequence genomic DNA:
- the LOC112200602 gene encoding novel plant SNARE 13: MASNLPMSPQLEQIHGEIHDNFRALANGFQKLDKIKDSSRQSKQLEELTGKMRECKRLIKEFDREMKDEEGRNTPDVNKQLNDEKQSMIKELNSYVQLRKTYMNSLGNKKVELFDMGAGVSEPTADDNVQMASTMSNQELINSGMKTMDETDQVIERSKKVVQQTIEVGTQTAVTLKGQTDQMGRIVNELDTIQFSIKKATQLVKEIGRQVATDKCIMLFLLLIVCGVIAIIIVKVVNPNNKDIRDIPGLAPPAARRLLSVSTGEQFK; encoded by the exons ATGGCTAGTAACTTGCCGATGAGTCCTCAGTTGGAGCAGATCCATGGTGAAATCCACGACAATTTTCGAGCCCTCGC AAATGGCTTCCAGAAGCTGGATAAGATCAAAGACTCAAGTAGACAAAGTAAACAGCTTGAGGAACTTACAGGAAAGATGAGAGAATGTAAAAG ATTGATTAAAGAGTTTGATCGTGAAATGAAGGATGAGGAGGGCCGAAATACTCCTGATGTGAATAAGCAACTCAATGATGAGAAGCAATCAATG ATCAAGGAGCTGAATTCATATGTACAATTGAGAAAAAC GTATATGAATAGCCTTGGTAACAAGAAAGTTGAACTCTTTGATATGGGAGCAGGAGTTAGTGAACCAACAGCTGATGACAATGTTCAAATGGCATCAA CTATGTCAAATCAAGAACTAATCAATTCTGGGATGAAAACAATGGACGAGACTGACCAGGTCATTGAACGGTCTAAAAAG GTTGTTCAACAGACGATTGAAGTTGGAACTCAAACTGCTGTTACCTTGAAGGGCCAA ACCGATCAAATGGGCCGCATTGTCAATGAGCTGGACACAATTCAGTTCTCAATCAAGAAGGCCACCCAGCTTGTGAAAGAGATCGGTAGGCAG GTGGCAACAGATAAATGTATCATGCTTTTCCTTCTGCTTATAGTATGTGGTGTAATAGCAATTATTATTGTGAAG GTTGTTAACCCTAACAACAAGGACATCAGGGATATCCCTGGATTGGCACCACCAGCTGCAAGGAGGCTTTTGTCTGTGAGTACTGGGGAACAGTTCAAGTAG